The genomic interval CACAGGAAATCGATGGGGGGTCTTAATCCGTTATAATCTGAAGAAAAAGAATAAACTATCTTAGACGAAATTCTATGGTCGTATCGTCAGACATTATTGAGAGTATAGCACAAGATTTAAGTAGTTCTAAGGAAGCTCTGAGGGCAAAAAAATTAGTTTTTTATGTTAGTCAAAGATATTGGGAAACCGATGTTGATGTTATTAATGATTATTCCTTTGTGGAATTATTAGAAAATCTTCATCATACCAATCCTACTTTGGAAGATCTTAAGGCTTTACTTAATCATGCCGTAGAAACATTAAATCGTAAAACTATTTACAAGAAAATAGCGATGTATGTTTTGCGTCGTATGTCTGATTTATACCAAGTTACCCCTACACAAGAAGATTATATCGAAGAAAATGAAACTTCTGATACTGAAGTTGTAGAGGCGATCGCACAGGCTATCCAAAAACACGAAGAATCGGCAAGAATGAAAAAAGTAATTTTTGCGGTGTGTAAACAATATTGGGAAGCCGACATCAATGTTATTGAGATGTACGATATGAGAGATTTAATCTATGAGGTAAAAGAACTTTATCCAAATACTAAAAGATTAAGAAAAGCATTAGACACTGTGGTTTCAAGCATAAATCGGCAAAACTTTTATACCTTTATTGCCGATACAATTATGGATAATTTCGCCCACTTATATCCTTACGAAGTGCGAGATATAGATAAAGAGACGAACGCAGGGGAAGATGTAGAAACTCAATTAATTAAAGCGAAGTCAAAAGAAGTCACCCCAGAAAAAAAAGAAACTCCAACTACCCCCGTTGCTGAAACCAAACAAGAAATCAAACAAAACGTTACCCCAAGTAGTGTACCAGAAGGACAGATTATTCCTTGGTTGAAAATAGAAAACCTGTTTGAACTTAAACAGGAAATCATGCAATATACTAATCCCCTTCGTGCTAAAATTCTTTTATTCTATGCAGTTTATGATATTGACACCTTAGAACAACATTGGTCTATTGTCAGAACCTGTAGTTTTGATGATCTTCTTTTAAGAATGTTTGAGCATTATGATAAAAACATCAAAGTTATTGCTCAAAAACTACAATATGTGGCTAATTCTCCCATTGAAGGGTTAGAAGAAGAAGAAAATTTACAGGCTGTCACTGCCATTATTGAATCTATTAAACGTTTTTACAAAAAAAGATAGATTTCGAGATATGATTTCATCTCTAAGAGGTTAATAATTATTTAATTAAATTCTAAGTTTAAAAAATTCCCCATTACCTTTAAATAAGTCTTGCTATCTTCTAACATGGGAAAATGTCCTGTGGCTTTGATGACTTGATATTTAATCATTTCCGGGTTGAGTAAGGCTGCGGATTTACCCATATTGGCGGGAATTATTTGGTCTTTTTCCCCTGAGATTAGGAGGGTGGGTAGGGAAATATTTTGATAGGCTTGGGAGATGGTTTCTACGGATTTTTTACTAACGGAGGTGTAGATGGTATGAAGGGCAGTTTGACAGTCTGCCATTAAAAAGTCTTCTAAAAAAGCGATGCTCATATGTTTCGCAATGGGTTGATGTAAAAATCTTGCCATAAAAAATTTTTCGGCGAAGGGAATTTTTAATAACCAGTTATAGCGAAATTTGACGACATATTCGCTTATCTGATGAAAGAGTGCAAAAGCAAGGCGGTTATAGGTGAAGATGCCATTGGAGGTTAAGATGGCTTTTTCTACTTTTTCAGGGGCAATGGAGAGGAATAGGGTGGCGATGGATGCGCCCATAGAGTGGGAATTAAGATATACTTTCTCAAGATTAAAGCCTTGGAGAAGGGCGACTAAGTCTTGGGCATATTCTTCTAATTCATAGGATTGAGTTTGATCATGGATTGTTTTTTCTTGAGACTGACCAAAACCCCTCATGTCATATAATAAACAGTCGAAATAAGGAGCGATCGCCCTTGCTGTAGTACGCCAGTAACGACAAGAACCACCCCAACCGTGGATAAATACCATAACGGGCTTAGGTTGGTTATCTTCTTGTTTTATCCACTCATAATAATGATTAAAATCTCTTATTTTCAGAAAGCCTTTTTTTGTATTAATATTCATGGTTAATAAATAATCTCAAGGTCGGAAAATTCGTTACAAATAGATTGTATCTTCGCCCACCGTGTAAACAATTGACAATGAACAATTAATAAACTCGGCATTGCTTATTTTGAGTATGAAGCATTATTGAATTACACAAAAAACTAAGACTTCTAAATATTATAACTGTTCCCTATTCCCCGTTCCCTGTTCCCTTCCTCAACAAGAAATCATACCTTAATTCACCAACGCCATAAACTATTACCTGCAACCTGCAACCAGTCACCTGCAACCTCACTCTAATTTGTAAGTGATCAAGGGGAATTGATA from Cyanobacterium stanieri LEGE 03274 carries:
- a CDS encoding alpha/beta fold hydrolase, producing MNINTKKGFLKIRDFNHYYEWIKQEDNQPKPVMVFIHGWGGSCRYWRTTARAIAPYFDCLLYDMRGFGQSQEKTIHDQTQSYELEEYAQDLVALLQGFNLEKVYLNSHSMGASIATLFLSIAPEKVEKAILTSNGIFTYNRLAFALFHQISEYVVKFRYNWLLKIPFAEKFFMARFLHQPIAKHMSIAFLEDFLMADCQTALHTIYTSVSKKSVETISQAYQNISLPTLLISGEKDQIIPANMGKSAALLNPEMIKYQVIKATGHFPMLEDSKTYLKVMGNFLNLEFN